A genome region from Tursiops truncatus isolate mTurTru1 chromosome 15, mTurTru1.mat.Y, whole genome shotgun sequence includes the following:
- the MARF1 gene encoding meiosis regulator and mRNA stability factor 1 isoform X7, producing MHQLFAPKCGTSGLFKGLTLLRRLPQQGSPEVALAGQVLENLPPIGVFWDIENCSVPSGRSATAVVQRIREKFFKGHREAEFICVCDISKENKEVIQELNNCQVTVAHINATAKNAADDKLRQSLRRFANTHTAPATVVLVSTDVNFALELSDLRHRHGFHIILVHKNQASEALLHHANELIRFEEFISDLPPRLPVKMPCQTLLYVYNLPANKDGKSISNRLRRLSDNCGGKVLNITGCSAILRFINRDSAERALKRMENEDVFGNRIIVSFTPKSGELCETKSSNATADKAKSPKKLKNPKLCLIKDTSEPSSSAKAAPGKGSQANSGSATKNTNVKSLQELCRMESKTGTRSSEPQQGHLRPVALPHRNSSAAAPTPKTSGVAESVYKTNPKKENLCTRSVTSSPVDKKDKEETLFQVSYPSAFSKLIASRQVGPLLTPQSWSSRRSMSPNLLNRASPLAFNAANSSVGADCPDPFANGADIQISNLDYRLSRKELQQLMQEAFSRHGKVKNVELSPHTDYQLKAVVQMENLQEAISAVNSLHRYKIGSKKILVSLATGAANKSLSLLSAETMSILQDAPACCLPLFKFTDIYEKKFGHRLNVSDLYKLTDTVAIREQGNGRLVCLLPSSQARQSPLGSSQSHDGSSTNCSPIIFEELEYHEPVCRQHCPNKDFSEHEFDPDSYKIPFVILSLKTFAPQVHSLLQTHEGTVPLLSFPDCYAAEFGELEVVQENRGGGVPLEHLITCVPGVNIATAQNGIKVVKWIHNKPPPPNTDPWLLRSKSPVGNPQLIQFSREVIDLLKSQPSCVIPISNFIPSYHHHFAKQCRVSDYGYSKLIELLEAVPHVLQILGMGSKRLLTLTHRAQVKRFTQDLLKLLKSQASKQVIVREFTQAYHWCFSKDWDVTEYGVCELIDIVSEIPDTTICLSQQDNEMVICIPKRERTQDEIERTKQFSKDVVDLLRHQPHFRMPFNKFIPSYHHHFGRQCKLAYYGFTKLLELFEAIPDILQVLECGEEKILTLTEVERFKALAAQFVKLLRSQKDNCLMMTDLLTEYAKTFGYTFRLQDYDVSSVSALTQKLCHVVKVADMESGKQIQLINRKSLRALTAQLLVLLMSWEGTAHLSVDELKRHYETTHSTPLNPCEYGFMTLTELLKSLPYLVEVFTNDKTEECVKLTSLYLFAKNVRSLLHTYHYQQLFLHEFSMAYTKYVGETLQPKTYGYSSVEELLGAIPQVVWIKGHGHKRIVVLKNDMKSRVSSLGLPSASHETRPSATERILEVPESRTALELKLGAGGDEPCPVEQELLRLTSDSPVDLLCAPVPSCLPSPQLRPDPVILQSADLIQFEERPQEPSEIMVLNQEEKMEIPIPMKNENLPSDSSSSGISAAVPVPPCLSTETPESLLSKDPVESPAKKQPKNRVKLAANFSFAPITKL from the exons ATGCACCAACTCTTTGCACCTAAATGTGGTACCTCCGGTTTGTTTAAAGGGCTCACTTTACTGCGAAGACTGCCTCAACAAg GGTCACCAGAAGTTGCGCTAGCCGGACAGGTGCTAGAAAACTTACCCCCCATTGGAGTTTTTTGGGATATTGAAAATTGCTCAGTCCCCTCTGGCCGCTCAGCTACTGCAGTTGTACAAAGAATTCGTGAGAAGTTTTTTAAAGGCCACAGAGAAGCAgaattcatttgtgtgtgtgacatcagtaaagaaaacaaagaagttaTTCAAGAACTGAATAATtgccag GTAACCGTTGCCCACATCAATGCTACTGCAAAGAACGCTGCTGACGACAAGCTCCGCCAGAGCCTCCGAAGGTTTGCAAATACTCACACTGCTCCTGCCACTGTGGTTCTTGTGTCAA CTGATGTCAATTTCGCATTGGAACTTAGTGACCTGAGACACAGGCATGGTTTCCACATAATTTTGGTCCATAAAAACCAGGCCTCAGAAGCACTGCTGCATCATGCTAATGAGCTGATCAGATTTGAAGAATTCATTTCCGACCTGCCCCCCAGGTTACCAGTAAAAATGCCA TGCCAGACTCTACTCTATGTTTATAACCTACCAGCAAATAAAGATGGCAAGAGCATCAGCAACAGGCTCAGACGCCTGTCCGATAATTGTGGCGGGAAAGTGCTAAATATCACAGGCTGCAGCGCAATCCTCCGCTTCATAAACCGAGATAGTGCAGAACGGGCTCTGAAGCGAATGGAAAATGAAGATGTCTTTGGTAATAGGATCATCGTGTCATTTACTCCAAAAAGTGGAGAACTCTGTGAAACAAAGAGTTCAAACGCAACTGCTGATAAAGCGAAGTCTCCTAAAAAACTTAAGAATCCAAAATTGTGCCTCATCAAAGATACAAGTGAACCATCTTCCAGTGCCAAAGCCGCACCTGGAAAAGGGTCGCAGGCAAATTCTGGATCTGCTACCAAAAATACCAATGTTAAAAGTTTACAG GAGCTATGCCGCATGGAGTCGAAGACTGGCACTCGAAGCAGTGAGCCCCAGCAAGGCCACCTGAGGCCGGTGGCACTGCCTCACAGAAATTCAAGTGCTGCAGCGCCCACACCTAAAACGTCGGGGGTGGCAGAATCTGTTTACAAAACCAATCCGAA AAAAGAGAACCTCTGCACCCGCAGTGTTACCAGTTCTCCTGTagataaaaaagataaagaggaGACTCTGTTCCAAGTGAGTTACCCGTCTGCTTTTAGCAAGTTGATCGCATCCAGGCAAGTGGGTCCTCTGCTCACGCCTCAGTCTTGGTCTTCTCG CAGGAGTATGTCTCCAAACCTCTTAAACAGAGCATCCCCGCTTGCTTTCAACGCTGCAAATTCGAGCGTTGGTGCCGACTGCCCAGACCCATTTGCAAATGGTGCTGATATCCAGATCAGCAACCTAGACTACAGATTGTCTCGGAAGGAGCTGCAGCAGCTCATGCAGGAAGCGTTTTCTAGACACGGCAAG GTGAAGAATGTTGAGCTCAGCCCCCACACAGATTATCAGCTCAAAGCTGTTGTTCAGATGGAAAACTTACAAGAAGCAATCAGTGCGGTGAATAGCCTCCACAGATACAAGATTGGCAGCAAGAAGATCCTGGTCTCACTTGCCACGGGAGCTGCTAATAAATCACTCTCTTTACTGag TGCAGAAACGATGTCCATTCTTCAGGATGCTCCTGCCTGTTGTctgcctctttttaaatttacagatatttatgaaaaaaa GTTTGGACACAGGTTGAATGTGTCAGATTTGTATAAACTAACAGACACAGTCGCAATCCGTGAACAAGGAAATGGCAGACTGGTGTGTCTCTTACCCAGCAGTCAGGCCCGCCAGAGCCCCTTGGGGTCTTCCCAGTCACATGACGGCTCCTCAACAAACTGCAGCCCAATTATATTTGAAGAGTTAGAATATCACGAGCCTGTCTGCAGGCAGCACTGTCCCAATAAGGATTTCAG TGAACATGAATTTGATCCAGACTCTTACAAGATTCCTTTTGTGATTCTCTCGCTGAAGACGTTCGCGCCCCAGGTTCATAGTCTTCTGCAGACACACGAGGGCACCGTGCCTTTATTAAG TTTTCCAGATTGTTATGCCGCAGAGTTTGGTGAACTAGAAGTAGTACAGGAAAACCGAGGAGGGGGTGTTCCCTTGGAACACCTCATCACCTGCGTGCCAGGTGTGAACATCGCCACTGCACAGAATGGCATCAAAGTAGTTAAGTGGATTCACAACAAGCCCCCGCCTCCAAACACAG ATCCTTGGCTTCTTCGTTCTAAAAGTCCTGTGGGTAACCCCCAGCTGATCCAGTTCAGTAGAGAAGTGATCGATTTACTGAAGAGCCAGCCATCCTGTGTCATACCGATTAGTAATTTCATCCCATCTTACCACCATCATTTTGCAAAGCAATGCCGGGTATCAGACTATGGATATTCCAAGCTGATCGAATTGTTAGAAGCAGTGCCTCATGTGTTGCAG ATTCTTGGAATGGGCTCCAAACGCTTGCTGACCCTTACCCACAGGGCCCAGGTGAAGCGCTTTACTCAGGATTTACTAAAACTACTCAAATCCCAAGCCAGCAAACAAGTCATTGTGAGAGAATTCACGCAGGCTTATCATTG GTGTTTCTCAAAGGACTGGGATGTCACCGAATATGGTGTTTGTGAGTTGATTGATATCGTATCAGAGATTCCAGACACAACCATCTGCTTGTCCCAACAAGATAATGAAATGGTGATTTGTATCCCCAAAAGAG aacgtacccaggatgaaatagaaaggaCAAAACAGTTCTCCAAGGATGTTGTAGATTTGCTGCGACACCAACCCCATTTCCGGATGCCCTTTAATAAATTTATCCCCTCTTACCATCACCACTTTGGCCGGCAGTGCAAACTCGCATACTATGGGTTTACCAAACTACTCGAACTTTTTGAAGCCATACCTGATATTTTACAA GTATTGGAATGTGGAGAAGAAAAAATCCTTACTTTGACAGAGGTCGAACGGTTCAAAGCTCTAGCTGCCCAGTTTGTTAAACTCCTTCGGTCCCAAAAAGATAACTGCCTTATGATGACAGATCTGCTTACAGAATATGCTAAGACTTTTGGTTACACATTTCGTCTCCAAGACTACGATGTCAGTTCAGTTTCGGCTCTAACACAGAAACTCTGCCATGTTGTaaag GTTGCTGATATGGAATCTGGCAAACAGATTCAGCTGATCAACCGCAAGTCTCTGCGTGCTCTCACTGCCCAACTGCTGGTATTGTTGATGTCTTGGGAGGGAACTGCCCATCTTTCTGTTGATGAGCTCAAGAGACACTATGAAACCACCCACAGTACTCCTCTCAACCCCTGTGAATATGGGTTCATGACTTTGACCGAACTTCTGAAGAGTCTGCCTTACTTAGTTGAG GTTTTTACTAATGATAAGACAGAGGAGTGTGTGAAGCTCACAAGTCTGTATTTGTTTGCCAAGAACGTGCGGTCTTTGCTTCATACTTACCACTACCAGCAGCTTTTCCTTCATGAATTTTCCATGGCCTATACCAAGTATGTCGGAGAAACACTGCAACCCAAGACGTATGGCTACAGTAGTGTTGAGGAGCTCTTGGGAGCGATCCCACAG GTGGTCTGGATAAAAGGACATGGTCATAAGAGAATTGTAGTGttaaaaaatgacatgaaaa GTCGTGTGAGTTCACTTGGTCTCCCCTCTGCCAGTCATGAAACCCGGCCCTCAGCTACCGAGCGCATCCTGGAGGTGCCCGAATCTCGCACAGCCTTGGAACTCAAACTCGGAGCAGGTGGTGACG AGCCCTGTCCGGTGGAGCAGGAGCTCCTCCGCCTGACCAGCGACTCCCCTGTGGACCTCTTGTGCGCGCCTGTCCCGTCGTGCCTGCCGTCCCCTCAGCTGAGACCGGATCCCGTCATCCTCCAGTCTGCTGACCTCATTCAGTTTGAGGAGCGCCCTCAGGAGCCTTCTG